The Fibrobacter sp. genome contains the following window.
AAACGGGCCAGGCCCTTCTTACCAATGTCCTTGCGGTAGAACTTACCTTCGAACTGCACCTTTTCGCAAGCTTCGTAAGCAACGTTCAGAGCGTCCTGCAGGGTGGCGCCATGACCCACGACACCGAACACGCGGCCGCCGTTGGTGACCAGGTCAGAGCCATTCATCTTGGTACCGGCGTGGAGAACCTGAGCGCCGTTCTTTTCGGCTTCTTCAATACCGGTAACCACCTTGCCCTTTTCGTAGGAACCAGGATAGCCGGCACTTGCGAGAACCACGATTGCAGCGGACCCCTTGGGAGCCTTGGGAGCGCCAAGCTTGGCCAGTTCGCCCTTTTCAGCAGCGTCGAACAATGCGAGAACGTCGCCATCATAGAGGGGCAGAACAATCTGGCATTCCGGGTCGCCCAGACGGCAGTTGTATTCCACAACCTTCGGGCCCTTAGAGGTCACCATGATGCCCACATAGAGCACGCCAGTGTAGGGCTTGCCTTCGGCAGCCATACCCTTGAGGGTAGGTTCGATAATGGTCTTCTTCACTTCGTCCAGCAGAGCGTCGGTAACGACCGGAGCCGGAGAGTATGCACCCATTCCACCGGTGTTGGGGCCCTTGTCGTCATCGAAGACGCGCTTGTGGTCCTGGGCGGAAGAGAGGATGGTGTAATC
Protein-coding sequences here:
- the purD gene encoding phosphoribosylamine--glycine ligase, producing the protein GSGGREHAIALAVKKSPMCDSLICAPGNPGMANLGKCIPVDVADPKAIADLAVANNIDLAIIGPEIPLVAGVVDEFRARGLRAFGPTAAAAALEGSKAFSKDIMKKYNVPTAAFETFTDLASAKKFLAEHPAPIVVKASGLAAGKGAIVCMTDKEANDAVEEMLGEKAVFGESGKTVVIEEFMDGEEASIFVVSDGKDYTILSSAQDHKRVFDDDKGPNTGGMGAYSPAPVVTDALLDEVKKTIIEPTLKGMAAEGKPYTGVLYVGIMVTSKGPKVVEYNCRLGDPECQIVLPLYDGDVLALFDAAEKGELAKLGAPKAPKGSAAIVVLASAGYPGSYEKGKVVTGIEEAEKNGAQVLHAGTKMNGSDLVTNGGRVFGVVGHGATLQDALNVAYEACEKVQFEGKFYRKDIGKKGLARLAK